Sequence from the Gloeocapsa sp. DLM2.Bin57 genome:
TTTGGAGAGAACCCCATCAAGATGATTATCAAACTAAATTGACCTTGAAGCAAGGAATAATTTCTCCTGTTGCTTTTGATGATCTTCAGCTTGATCTTAAAAAAATATTACCAAATTAGTACATAAACCAAGGAATAATGTTATGAGTATAATGTCACAGGAAAACACAACTTTTTATTGGTGGAATCAAGAGTAAGATTTTAATTGATTGAAATTCAGGAAAAGCATTAAAATAATACAGAAAGTTAAAACAAGTCGTTGGTAAG
This genomic interval carries:
- a CDS encoding Uma2 family endonuclease, coding for WREPHQDDYQTKLTLKQGIISPVAFDDLQLDLKKILPN